A single Biomphalaria glabrata chromosome 2, xgBioGlab47.1, whole genome shotgun sequence DNA region contains:
- the LOC106051216 gene encoding E3 ubiquitin-protein ligase TRAF7-like isoform X2, protein MVANIAVSEQIGELMIHCKYGCYYNETLKRFVADSTKCPSTFRMNQRRDHENDCDYMPIDCPNNAGCPPLLKKDLEDHLRSCNNVHCPNKKYSCDFIGTQDELEEHLKSCRFEGMKEFLRLTDEKVTDLQMHLNQKDQEIEFLRSMLGRLSERLETMEKSVDMKLELVERNHSKIMDEILDNRKDISALTEEMSHINMRINLGATAGAYDPISMFKCKGTFVGHLGPVWCLSAMGDYLFSGSTDKTIKVWDTSSSYKCVKTLEGHSGIVLALCNYGNKLFSGSQDCNIIVWNVETYENCQVIKAHDNPVCTLVAASNMLFSGSLKIIRVYDVHTYELKKELTGLNHWVRALAATNEYLFSGSYQTVKVWNINTLECVRDLETSGGSVYSIAITNHHILCGTYENCIHVWELNSFNQLETLMGHSGTVYALAVLHTASGTKVFSASYDRSLRVWSMDNMICTQTLVRHQGSVACLAVSRGRIFSGAVDSTVKVWQ, encoded by the exons ATGGTAGCCAATATAGCAGTGTCTGAACAAATAGGGGAACTGATGATACACTGTAAATATGGTTGTTACTATAATGAAACATTGAAGAGATTTGTAGCTGATTCCACAAAGTGTCCTTCTACTTTTAGGATGAATCAAAGAAG GGACCATGAAAATGATTGTGATTACATGCCAATAGATTGTCCTAATAATGCTGGGTGCCCACCATTGTTAAAAAAG GACTTAGAGGATCATTTAcgttcatgtaataatgtacaCTGTCCTAACAAAAAATACAG TTGTGATTTTATTGGAACACAAGATGAGTTGGAAGAACATTTGAAGTCTTGCAGGTTTGAAGGAATGAAAGAGTTTCTCAGACTGACAGATGAGAAAGTAACAGATTTACAA ATGCATTTAAATCAAAAAGACCAAGAAATTGAGTTCCTCAGATCAATGCTTGGTCGACTCTCGGAAAGGTTAGAGACCATGGAGAAGAGTGTAGACATGAAGCTAG aacttGTTGAGCGTAACCACAGTAAAATAATGGATGAAATACTTGACAATAGAAAAGATATTTCTGCTTTAACG GAAGAAATGTCACATATCAACATGAGGATCAATCTTGGTGCTACAGCTGGAG CTTATGATCCCATATCAATGTTCAAGTGTAAAGGGACATTTGTTGGACATCTG GGTCCAGTCTGGTGTCTCAGTGCAATGGGTGACTATTTATTTAGTGGATCTACAGACAAAACAATCAAA GTATGGGACACCAGCTCTAGTTACAAGTGTGTGAAGACATTAGAAGGCCACTCTGGCATTGTGCTGGCTCTCTGTAACTATGGCAACAAGCTGTTCAGTGGCTCCCAGGACTGCAATATAATT GTGTGGAATGTAGAAACGTATGAGAACTGCCAAGTCATCAAAGCCCATGATAACCCAGTGTGTACACTAGTTGCTGCTAGCAACATGCTGTTCAGTGGATCCCTCAAAATTATCAGA GTTTATGATGTCCACACTTACGAACTGAAAAAAGAGTTGACAGGTTTAAACCACTGGGTTCGAGCTCTAGCAGCTACTAATGAATATCTCTTTAGTGGATCCTACCAGACAGTGAAG GTGTGGAATATCAATACTCTAGAATGTGTTCGAGACCTGGAGACTTCCGGTGGAAGTGTTTACAGCATAGCCATCACTAACCATCATATTTTATGTGGCACTTATGAAAACTGCATCCAC GTTTGGGAATTGAACTCATTCAATCAGCTTGAGACACTCATGGGACACAGCGGAACAGTGTATGCTCTAGCAGTGTTGCACACAGCCTCTGGAACTAAAGTTTTCAGTGCATCCTACGACAGGTCTCTTAGG